The Dunckerocampus dactyliophorus isolate RoL2022-P2 chromosome 14, RoL_Ddac_1.1, whole genome shotgun sequence genome includes the window gaaaaatgtttgaatcGTCAATTAAAAATTAAACTTGGAACGCTTTCCACAAAATGAATGTACTACTGTACATTATctgttatgtttgtttctttacaggtttgtcataattatgatttttttgggaGGAGTATGAATATATTTTCTATAGCATCATAGTGAGTCATGCAGGGTCCCTTGTGAACacccatttaaataaaaaaaatgtccttgcTCATTTAAGGGTTACAAAGAGCTTTGTAAGCCTTTTTGGCATCTTTAGTCAAGTTTTTAATGTAAGtcggaacttatacctaaatcaCACTGTGCATGTGAAGaacatacaaaatacagtaaaaaaaaaaaaaattaaatacagtaattaaatgaaagtcataaaaaaaagagaaaacaactTCTTACTTTTATACAtatggttgtcttgcacactggaaggggcgttgtaAGGCAGGGAGTGACAGGTTTATTGAGAGAAGGAAGTCTCAAGAACAATACCATcgtgctgcttagttatcactgtccatttcatagcaGCAGatctttcacatgttcaaagataacatctttatccttgatgatggtcAACGCAATTGAGTGGCTTGGAccgggcatgcagccaatgttgatcaGTGTTTCTCCACTTTTTGCAAAGTCAATTTCACTTCACTTACATTACTCATGGACAGCCAATACCGATACAGAGCTAACGTTTCAACTTCAATGGCACTAATCAAAATAacagaggaaattaccaatgcATAAAGTGCAGTATTTATGGAATTAACAAAAGCATTCAATACAATTcatcaaaatattttaattaacaaactagaaaggtatggaatcagagggtcaGTTTAGCTACTTAgcaagcaatatgtgaagctaggagaatatacattcattcattcattttctatgtcgcttaatgctcattagtgtcgcgggggtatgcaggagcctatcccagctggcgagagacggggtacaccctagactggtagccagccaatcgcagggcacatatagacctacggacaatttagagccgccaattaacctaacatgcatatttttggaatgtgggtaaAAAGCCGCAGTACTCAGAGAAAACCTACGCACACAAGTGgggaaacatgcaaactccacacagatgatgacacagagatgtccaacggagattccaactcttgactgtgtggccaagaaTATACATCTGCTTGCTTAAATATATTAGTGCCATACCCCAGgtgtcaatactgggaccaaaactgttcacccAATATATAAATTACATCTGAAAAGTTACAAAAgccctaaagctagtattatttacAGATGATACTTCTGCACTTAGCTCTGGAGAGAGCAcacaaaaactaataaaaagtcacagatgaaattactatattaaaaagatggtttgaaaaaaaactgaTTATCCCTTAacataagtaaaactaaaataatgttatttggtaatagcagaaaggacaattatgaacaaatacaaaaagACAGCCTAGACATTGACAGTTAGGATGATTCACAACTACGAttatagagaacacacaaaccctttattcctaaaatcacaattattaaaatttgctgatctggcaaaccttcaaacagctaaaattatgcataaagcaaacacaataacctgctacccaaaacataacacaattcttctcaacgagagaggagaaaaatgaccttagggaaaaattaaacatttacacGCGGACAActctaaaaaccttcagcatatcagtatgtggtaTCAAAATAATGGAATGACCCGAGTAAAGagctcaaacaatgcactaaaatgatcCATTTCGAGGAAAAAAGTAAAAGcggttgatgtttacaaagtacaaggaagaagaatccTAAACCACAGTGTACATACAAAGCAATGTCTAACCACCCTTGCACTTACTTAGTCTTCATTTCTTAGGACtacttgaagtattacattgtctgtactcactcatcatcgaACTATGTTTCTGACAACTATTAATTTTTTCATtacttattatatatttattatgaatgttaTATAATTTATCTGTATTGATTTACAAAACTTAACTCCTATTGTCACACATtattatactgccttatcattttcttatgttatttCAGAATTGGTCAAGGGGTACAtgttgaacacaggaagtgaattcaataagctttgcttcttcctactcttttttgtggaattgtgaattgtacgacGTGATTACCattacttttcactttcctggagacataatgaagggaaaacttaaaagaagaaaggtgacataTTCTTCCGCCACACACAGGTAACTAgttgtgttttcctttttgtataGTATTATAATTTATGGGTTTGTGTCATAACCACAGAACGTCGTAACACGCAACGGCATAAGGCAAGTACCACCTGGAATTGCATTCCTTAATCTGCCTGTGCTTCACTTACCTGTCAACACAATTTTTTGGACAGTTACATAAAAATTGTAGACTATTACTAAATATTACTCACCATAAAAAGATCTTTGGCTTGTAAATCTATGGACAGGAGGAAGGCCTTCTCGAAGCGTTCATATCTGCACACAAAATGGTAAAAGTGAGATAGTATACAAATAGTAAGCAGGAAGAAAAAAGCTAAAGTTGTTCTTTCAGTCTAGAGCCTGCTACGGAGCAAACAAACATGATGAGATGGTTTGGGGGTGGGATGGGGGGTGGTCTTCCTATTTTGATGTTGATTGAGAGAGAAAGAATGCAGGTAGGTgataagagaggagaaaaggAGGGATGCCAAACAGTGGTGGAGACGTTAGTGGCCGAGTGCGTGAACAACAGCGTCTATTTCAGTCAATCGGATGTTTCAAAAGGTTCTCCTGACAGATGTGAGCATGAAACGGGTGCACGGACGGTACCTTTGGAGTGAGAATGATTGAAATATGCATCATGAGCAGGACAAGCAGAGTTAAATCGAGAGTCTTTTTATGAGAGGTATTTTTTTGGATGGCACTTCTGTATCATGTTGTCTTGCAATACTTCAGAAGGTCAGTTTCTGTCATAATTTAAATCTTAAACACTTTCAAGCTACACTTTTAAGACCTTCTAACACCTTACAGTTGTGGTGGATGACACTggtttctaaatacattttattcaatATGTACAATTTTTCTGCATCACGTTAGTAAGGATAGTATGAGGCACTAAACATCAAGAATCATCTATTTAGTAGAAAGTGCAATTACATAAAAAGAAGATAAAAAGTAAACAGTTTTAAGAACATGTTTCATCTACAGGGGTATGCAGCcaagatttattttattttacagttaGACATGTAACATTTTCAGTCACAAAAGTTATCCAGCGTtttcaaatgttaaaaatgcaaccctaaaaatgaaagcatttttGCATTGCAATGGAGGACCATGCAAGTTGTGTTACCTGAGAAGGTGGTGAAAAAAGCGACGTGCGTATCGGCTGATTGGCTCCTTGTAGTCCAACATAACGTTACCAGGCAGGGGCGTAGACGGGGCATAAAAAACTCCTAACGTGGCTTCCAGCTGTGCTGCatgcaaaagtaaaaaatatagaAACAGTATTTAAAAATCTATGTCTAGTAAATAGTATGCCATGTAAAAAGTCAAATTAATTAAGGTACATTATACTGCATGTTTTATAAGTATAATTGTAAGTGACAAATAACAATAAGAAGACTTACtacattaaaataatgtaaaaacaatgaaCTAATTGATTAGTAACCCACCTTCGGTCTGTGCATCCAGCGGGAGCCTCAGCAGGTGGTTAGTGATGGAGCTCAGGCCTCGGAAGCACTCGTCTCCCATGATGCTCCAGTCCATGGCCTCCAGGATGCTGAGGGCCTCTCGGACCTGACCACAATGCAGCCGCTGCTGGAGAAGCTCACCTGGGCCCATTTGGCCCCCAGTCAGAGCCCCTGAAACATTAAGATTCAAGTTTAGTACATGGAAATGTGAATAAACAACACGcaacatacacaacaaaaaagttgcaattattttttctcaaaatgtaTATAGAATTTACTGGTTTTAATAGAGTATTTTTTCCAAAGTATATTCATAATGACctttttcctaaattaaaaTGCATGAATTGTGCAAGTTTCCATAACTGAAGGTAActacaactttaaaaacaataaagaattaaaaaaaatacttttaaaaaaatcaacaaagttTTTGTGTGTGAGAGCAGATTAGAAAGCTGCtgaataatgtaatgtaatgtaatgtctagTATGTGGCAgtggcagtgtgtgtgtttgtgtgtgtgtcagtgtgttcaAACAAACAGTTCTGATGGTAAGGCTGATCATGGTCCATTGTGACCCAAATGACAACAATGGGAGGACTTTTTGCCAGCTAGTTTGAGGGAAACCTGTGTAATTTCATTCATGAAATTACCATGTAACATGTTTTACAGGTAGGGCTGCTATTACCAAGCATAAAATGTGCAAACAATAAAAGGTCATAGTGGTGGACTGTGCAAGTAATCAGCACCAGCAGAACTGGACATGACTTTCAAATTAATGAAGGAAGTGTGTGTATATCATTTGcgtatgcttgtgtgtgtgatggggcAATTAAAATGACAAGCTAGCAATTAGCAAAGCCCAAATCCCCTACAGAGTGTGCTAATGTGTGTAAATACATctgctgcactgtgtgtgtgtgtgtgtgtgtgtgtgtgtgtgtatacagggGCCCTCTAACTGAGAACAAATCATTGTCAATTCTTTCCCAAAACAGTCCTAAAATCCAATTTGattattcaatttaatttttcTGGTGTttatactatattgggaaaaaaaCGCTGACTCCACTTAATATTTGCGTCAAATGATTCCATGCCATCGCAACAAAAATATGAAGTGAGGCACAAAAAGAGGGTTTGGTTGTCAAGAACACATTCAAGTCTATTGGAGTGATTAGCACCACTGAACACTGGAGTTATATAACTAGAGGTCACTCAACTCCCATTTGGAGACAAAAATGGTATTTTCCCTGCTCTTCTTTCATAGAATGGAGCTGCATGGTGCAGACCCAGTTTTGGCCAACGTGTGTGCCCAGATGAGATATCTCAGTGCAGGCAGGGGGTGCGGGGCTGCCTCTTatggaattaaaaaaagagagagagagagggagaagtTGGAGTTTGGCCAAGTCTTTCTTCGCTCTGTCATGTAGCGAGACTTGTGAAAAGAGTCAACACAGAAAAGGAGTGcgagcaaacaaacaaatgagttTGGGGGGGGTTGTatacatacgtgtgtgtgtgcaagccaAGCAATAGAAGAATAaacgtgtgtgtctgtttgtggGGAAGGAGGGGGCAGGGGAATTATCATGGAGAAAAAGACGTGCAGGAGCTTCCTTCATCAAAACCTTGGCACACGATCAGAGGAGGGGGATGCCATTGTTAGAAGACACTCTCCCCCTTTCCTCATGCATGCAGACAACACACGCCATCTTCTACCTACCTCGCCCGAAACACCCCCACACCGCCCCCAGTTCCCAACTTGAGCAGCGCATAGCAAGGAGGCACAGTGGCTTCGTCTTTCCAAAGTCACAAagagtgtgttgtgttgtctgtGTATACTGTACGTGTGGATACGCTACGGAACATTTTTGATTGGCAAACTTTATCTGGGGCACCCGAGGGAGTGCGCAGCCACCACCAACAGTTTATCGGAAAACTGCATCCCAGAGAATGTACCTGCAGGGAGGGGGCGCTTTTGCCCCAGGACGATTATTGAATGACCTCTGAGAGAGAGACTCCTGCTCACCTTGGCGCCCACCGTGAAATGAACATCCCTTGGCAGTGTTACAGTCAGAGCCACAACAGCGAGAATAGGGAATAAAAAAGGAATATATTTTACACACCCAGTCGGAATCCTAAGGATGCTAATGGTCCTCCATGAAAGGCCAGCATGAGCGTATCGGCCCTCTCATCGCCACCTTCTGGACCTGTTGCCCACTGTAGTCTCTGCAGGCCCCCAGGGCAGCGTAGATGTTGGGCCAGTTGCAGCGTAGACATCGGAGCCACCTCTTCTGCCACCAGTGCCATGCTGAGGGGTGCCAGGCCCACATCAAAGCACATCAGCTCGCCCTGTGCTGCCCCCGCCATGGCCATGGCTCCAGCAGGATGCCAGGCAAGGAGGGTGGGCGGCACAAGACAGGAGGCCAAAAGTGAGACACCCCGTCGCTGGTCGTAGAGGACCAGGGAGGCGTCACTAAGACCGAGGAGGAGTGCGCTTTCATTGGGGTGACGTGAGCAGGATATGGGATGGGAAGGTAGCGGGATACGAGTGACAGACAGGCGGTGCAGTCGTCCTCTCTGACATTCAAACACAGAGGATTTAGCCCAGGATCCCTCCTTGGATGCTTGGGGTCCAGCAGGTGCCTCTACCGTCAGCAGGTGGTAGGGCTGAAGCTGACTAAAGCTGCAGTCTAGGAGGTCACCTTCTGTCTGGGAAGAGCTGAGGACCTGAAGAAAGAGAGGATCAACCCCATCAGATGCAAAACAATGAAACAGACAGTTTTGCAAAACATTACAAACGTATGCTGATTACAAGGTACAGTAAAACACATTATAGAACACACAGGAAAACAATGCAGTACTTTATACCTAACTCTTCTACTAGGAACCATcctaatgttattgtaatgtaatgtaatgtcatgtcattagATGTGTAACAGATGTGCTtactacaggggtgtccaaagtgcagcctgcagCTTAATTTTCATCGGCccgtggcatattctaaaaatacaaataaacaagaaaactaatttttttttcatttttttaaatgaaaaaaagtaatataacgAGAAAAGGTTGAAACGTTGATACTAGTAATAACAATATGCTTTGTTACCTATAAACGAAAAACTGAGATGCAGCCTGTTttgtatataacttgttagcatatatATGTTGGATTTgcctttttagaaaatgaaaaacatcaaaatggcTCCGCCTCCTTTCTGTTGACTCTGGTACATCAGTACCTCGCCGCAAGTATTACTTATACTACTTGATTAGAAGTGTAAAGTGAAACTAGTGTACAAGGCTCATGTttaccacatacagtacagtttaTAACTTATATCATATCTACATTAGATTAgcctttttagaaaataaaaaaatattaaaactcccccccccatcctttcatttttcagaatgcagccctcagtggacACCCCTTACTCAGTATTTTGACCTGTATTTTGATCATTCAAAAACCCTTATAAATATAGAGTATTTAAGACTCTGTTTTGTATGTAATACACACCAAAAATGATGTAGATAACTAGAAATGCATGCttgtaaaaaacaacaatgtatCCTGAACCATCCTCCAATGGTTTATGATATAGTATGTGTCAGAAAAAAATTAACTTAATCACAAAGGTACCTTTTTTTGAGCAATCAAGTACTGttacaaacacaacaaacttGAGCATGATACAAATAAAACTGTAAGAGGCACTTT containing:
- the wdpcp gene encoding WD repeat-containing and planar cell polarity effector protein fritz homolog isoform X6 — its product is MGCEGSNHIYNTHLQLSWNAPAFTFWPRQNRVTLVRQMAFCLAELHLLSTKSSLQVKDTDIGTYQYYDKGEPANLLEHHYYNEKLQFSEARGYSWTPVNRRPERLRDSLKELEELLQTNTCLHTRWRNKHCCQLILGSGILVTLTLSGLQLEQVCIDRVLVGRLPGDTLTGAVLSDRLILLSFLKQSQVAAVFLSKKNQDSQEAGRDTDKLSASEIKVKCVELSGWAHGPHQGVALNRLQDVALCWWRCSEQDEEQLPWAPANVHRNNLVLLSCSPSEGLQVLSSSQTEGDLLDCSFSQLQPYHLLTVEAPAGPQASKEGSWAKSSVFECQRGRLHRLSVTRIPLPSHPISCSRHPNESALLLGLSDASLVLYDQRRGVSLLASCLVPPTLLAWHPAGAMAMAGAAQGELMCFDVGLAPLSMALVAEEVAPMSTLQLAQHLRCPGGLQRLQWATGPEGGDERADTLMLAFHGGPLASLGFRLGALTGGQMGPGELLQQRLHCGQVREALSILEAMDWSIMGDECFRGLSSITNHLLRLPLDAQTEAGSHVRSFLCPVYAPAW
- the wdpcp gene encoding WD repeat-containing and planar cell polarity effector protein fritz homolog isoform X5, with product MGCEGSNHIYNTHLQLSWNAPAFTFWPRQNRVTLVRQMAFCLAELHLLSTKSSLQVKDTDIGTYQYYDKGEPANLLEHHYYNEKLQFSEARGYSWTPVNRRPERLRDSLKELEELLQTNTCLHTRWRNKHCCQLILGSGILVTLTLSGLQLEQVCIDRVLVGRLPGDTLTGAVLSDRLILLSFLKQSQVAAVFLSKKNQDSQEAGRDTDKLSASEIKVKCVELSGWAHGPHQGVALNRLQDVALCWWRCSEQDEEQLPWAPANVHRNNLVLLSCSPSEGLQVLSSSQTEGDLLDCSFSQLQPYHLLTVEAPAGPQASKEGSWAKSSVFECQRGRLHRLSVTRIPLPSHPISCSRHPNESALLLGLSDASLVLYDQRRGVSLLASCLVPPTLLAWHPAGAMAMAGAAQGELMCFDVGLAPLSMALVAEEVAPMSTLQLAQHLRCPGGLQRLQWATGPEGGDERADTLMLAFHGGPLASLGFRLGALTGGQMGPGELLQQRLHCGQVREALSILEAMDWSIMGDECFRGLSSITNHLLRLPLDAQTEAQLEATLGVFYAPSTPLPGNVMLDYKEPISRYARRFFHHLLRYERFEKAFLLSIDLQAKDLFMDLHYVARDKGEVVLAEVAKRKACEMEARTLGGDGCAAAL